TGAGGAAAGGGCGCCGAGAACGCTGGGAGCCGGGTGGGGGCGGCCTGGGGCGTGGGGGCACGGGGGGCAGGGCCAGCTGGGAGGGAGGAAGCGCGCCCAGCGCGCCGATTACCGGCTgctggggggggcgcggggggagggggcccggggtcCCGGTGGTGCGTAGGCCCCGCGGCCCCGGTCGGCCGCGCCCCGAGGCTGCCCCACGGCCCCGCGCCAAAGCGCGCCGGAAGGGGCCGTTTTGCTGCGTCCCGGTCCGGAGTGCGTGAGGCCCCTCGGCCCGCCGCCCTTCCCGCTGCGGCCGCGGACCCTCATCCCACGACTCCcttccgtccgtctgtccgtccagGACCTCTCTTCCGCCCGGGTGTGGGTCGGCCCCCTGCCGACTTCCTCCCGCTGGGCTCGGGtcgccccccgcggccccgtTCGCGCTCGGGGCGCTGCGGCTCCCCGCGCTGCTTTTCCGTTTTCTGCCCCTTTGCTCCCCCGTTCTCTTTGTCTTCGGGCGCCCCAGTTTCCTCTCTACGGACCCCtcactttcccctccctcccccaactcccggCCCCGTGTCTCTTCGGAATCCCCAGCACCGAGATTCCACCCTGTTTGTGTCCGGCTTGCTGCggacccccacctccccgcacCCGTCCATCTGTGGGTCAGAGGATGCTCTCCTCGTCCAGCTCCCCCGCCAAGTCCTCTGTTTTGGGGTCTTTGACGCGGCCTCCCGCCGCCCTTCGCCTTCCGTCAGTGATTTTTCTCCCTGAATTCCTCTGGTCATTTCCCCCAGACTTGACTCAGGTTTGGGGGAGTCTAGCCAAGCCTGTCTTCCTCCTGTCCCTACACCCCGTCCCCGGCCCTTGCCTCGAGTTCATCTCACAtccctttttttcctctctccctccagccaCCCTTTCGGGTCCCTTACCAAGCTCGTAGGGACCACAGAGGATTTGGGGATCGGCGAGCAACCCCCAGGGCACGAGAGGGACCTCAGCCACCTGCCCTGCCTCACCCTGCCCCAAGCCAGGCCCAGCCGCCCCGGCCTTCGGCTGCATCAAGTGGAGGAGGCAGAGGCGGAGGAGGGTGGCACCATGGGCCCGGGCCGTGCCCTCCATGCCCGGGGGATGAAGACACCGCTGCCATGGACAGCCCATGCCAGCCGCAGCCCCTGAGTCAGGCTCAGCCTCAGTTGCCTGGTTCTGCGTCCGAGCCCTTGGACACTGGTCGGGCCAGGATGGGGGTGGAGAGTTACTTGCCCTGTCCCCTCTACCACCATCCCGGAGCCCCTAGTGAGGcattggggagtggggggccccGCACCGTGGCCGCTTCTGCCACTGCCAGCCCCCTGCGCGAAGGCTTCTGCGGACACGATGGCGGCGAGCTCTGGGCACTGCAGAGCGAAGGTGCTGCGGCTCTGGTCACCAAGGGGTGCCAGCGACTGGCCGCTCAGGGCGCCCGGCCTGAGGCCCCCAAACGAAAATGGGCAGAGGATGGGGGGgatgccccagcccccagcaagcGGCCCTGGGGCAGGCAGGAGAACCCTGAGGCGGAGGGCGAGGCGGAGGGGGAGAGTGGCCGGGGCTGCAGCGGCAGGGGCAGTGGTGAGGCCAGCGCTGGGCAGAAGGAAGAGGAGTCGGCGGCACCCTGGGCTGCCGAGCGCCTGGCCCTGGACTACATTGTCCCCTGCATGCGGTACTACGGCATCTGCGTCAAGGACAGCTTCCTGGGGGCGACCCTGGGCGGCCGCGTGCTGGCCGAGGTGGAGGCGCTGCAGCGGGGCGGGCGCCTGCGCGACGGGCAGCTGGTGAGCCAGCGGGCCATCCCACCGCGCAGCATCCGCGGCGACCAAATCGCCTGGGTGGAAGGCCACGAGCCCGGCTGCCGGAGCATCGGGGCCCTCATGGCCCACGTGGACGCTGTGATCCGCCACTGCGCCGGGCGGCTGGGTGCCTACGTCATCAATGGGCGCACCAAGGTGAGGCTTAGGGGCACtctgggagcggggagggggaggggcctcccGGCCTGCTCGGACACCTAGTTCGCGCCGCGCGCGCGCCTTGTGGGGCCAGAGAAGGGTTTGGGGGGGCCGTGTTGGGACGCAGTTGTGTGCCTGTGGGGACTcgggttgtcctttctccctgtggCCCTTGGCTGCTGGTGGACCAGTAGTATGGGAGCGCGGCCGGTCGCCATAATGAATCGGGCCCTTGTCAGGATTTGCCCGGAGATCCAGCCCCTGCTTATGGGGTAGGAGGTAGGGTGGCATTCGAGATCCCTCCCTGGGCTCCAGAGCAAGAATGAGCTGCGGGGACAGGCTCGGGGTCATTGGCAGCTCTCTACgtccctttttttgggggattTCAACCCCCTGCAATGCtgaggggtggctcctggctcggcacttaggaatcgctcctggtggtgctcagaggactatatggaatgcctgggattgaaccagggtcggccgcgtgcgaggcaagcgccctatctgctcgCTCGCTACCGCTCTGGCCCTCAGCCCTCTTATTTTGTTGGTCCCCTCTCTTTTTTCCTGTCCCTGCCCACTGGCTTGTTGGGCCCATCCCAGTCCTGATCTCTTTCTTGGGaagcagagggggcagggggacagtggTGTTGCCAGTGCCAGGCTGAAGAAGGCGGCGCCTGGCACTGGACTGGGCTTGTGCCCTGTGTGCCATACTGTGGTGTCTGCGTCAGGACGGCTCCCAGGTGCCAGGGCGGAGTGCCTCTGCCCTAGCCCTTCAGCCTGGCACTCTGGTTTGACCTTTGACCCTCAGCCTTTGAGTCTCTTCTTG
This Sorex araneus isolate mSorAra2 chromosome 8, mSorAra2.pri, whole genome shotgun sequence DNA region includes the following protein-coding sequences:
- the EGLN2 gene encoding prolyl hydroxylase EGLN2, translated to MDSPCQPQPLSQAQPQLPGSASEPLDTGRARMGVESYLPCPLYHHPGAPSEALGSGGPRTVAASATASPLREGFCGHDGGELWALQSEGAAALVTKGCQRLAAQGARPEAPKRKWAEDGGDAPAPSKRPWGRQENPEAEGEAEGESGRGCSGRGSGEASAGQKEEESAAPWAAERLALDYIVPCMRYYGICVKDSFLGATLGGRVLAEVEALQRGGRLRDGQLVSQRAIPPRSIRGDQIAWVEGHEPGCRSIGALMAHVDAVIRHCAGRLGAYVINGRTKAMVACYPGNGLGYVRHVDNPHGDGRCITCIYYLNQNWDVKVHGGLLQIFPEGRPVVANIEPLFDRLLVFWSDRRNPHEVKPAYATRYAITVWYFDAKERAAAKDKYQLASGQKGVQVPVSQPTTPT